Sequence from the Pseudomonas sp. 7SR1 genome:
TCCCAGCCCGCCCAGAGCGTCTCCAACCTCTACGACGAAGCCAGCGGCTTCTTTGGCGGTGGCAAGTTCAGCTTCGAGACCGGCGTGACCTATTCGCGCTATGACACACGGCAACTGATCCTCAACGGTTTCCTGGCCCTGGATTCGATTTTCCTGGGCAACATCAACCTGGACCGGATCAAGGCCGACACCTGGACACTGGACCTGACCGGTCGCTACAACTTCGACAACCGCTGGCAGTTCGACCTGAACGTACCGGTGATCTATCGCGAATCCACCTACCAGTCCGGCGGCGCCAACCAGGGCGCGGCCGGGGTGACCAGCGAAGAAACCGTCACCCGCGACCCGACCATCGGCGACGTCAATTTCGGCATTGCCTACAAGTTCATGGACGAGTCCATCGATACCCCCGATGCGGTGGTGACCCTGCGCGTCAAGGCGCCCACCGGCAAGGATCCGTTCGGCATCAAGCTGCGCCAATCCCAGGCCAACACCAATCTGTTCGTGCCCGAGGACCTGCCCACCGGCAATGGCGTCTGGTCGATCACCCCCGGGATCTCCCTGGTCAAGACCTTCGATCCGGCCGTGCTCTTCGGCAGCCTGTCCTATACCCATAACTTCGAGGAGTCGTTCGACGACATCAGCTCCACCGTCAACCAGGAAGTACCTGGCAAAGTGCGCATCGGTGACAGCTTCCAGATCGGCGCGGGCATCGCCTTCGCCTTGAACGAGAAGATGAGCATGTCGTTCTCGGTGTCCGACCTGATCCAGAAGAACAGCAAGCTCAAGCAGGACGGCGGGGATTGGGAGTCGGTGGTCTCCAGCGACGCCAACGCAGGCTATTTCAATATCGGCATGACCGTGGCCGCCTCCGATAACCTGACCATCGTGCCCAACCTGTCCATCGGGCTGACCGACGACGCACCGGATTTCTCCTTCAGTCTGAAATTCCCGTATTACTTCTAAGGCGTACGAAAAGTCGCCGAGCGACGCTCAGGCAATACAAGATAGACGAGCAATGCCCTTGTGGGAGCGAGGCGGCTGCATCATCCGCGGCCGCCCCCGCTGCCACAATTACTTTCAGGGCCTAGCGGATCTGATGCTTGTGCAGCAGGCGGTAGAACGTCGGGCGAGACACGCCCAACACCCGGGCCGCCACGCTCAGGTTATCGCTGTGCCGGTTGAGGACGTCGCTCAGTGCCTGGCGCTCGGCGCGGGTCTTGTAGTCTTCGAGGGTGCCCATCGGTGCCACGACGCCCTGGTGGCTGGCCAGGCCCAGGTCCCGGGCTTCGATCTGCCGCCCCTCGGCCAATACCAGCCCGCGACGAACACGATTGGCCAGTTCCCGGATGTTGCCCGGCCAGTCATGCATGCCCATCGCCACCAGCGCGTCCTCGCTGAAGCTGCGCGGCCGGCGGCCGGTTTCCTGGCTGTAGAGATGGGAGAAGTGACTGGCCAGCATCGATAAGTCGCCGTGGCGCTCACGCAAGGGCGCCATCACCACTTGCAGCACGTTCAGGCGGTAGTACAGGTCTTCGCGAAACCGCTTGTGCTCGATGGCCGCCTCAAGATCCACATGGGTGGCGGCCAATACCCGCACGTCCACGGGGATGGGCTGGCTGCCGCCGACCCGTTCGATGTGTTTCTCCTGCAGGAAACGCAGCAGGTTGGCCTGCAGTTCCAGGGGCAGGTCACCAATTTCATCCAGGAACAATGTCCCGCCGTGGGCGGCTTCGATGCGCCCGATCTTGCGCTGATGAGCGCCGGTGAAGGCCCCTTTCTCATGGCCGAACAGTTCCGACTGGATCAGATGCTCGGGAATGGCCCCGCAATTGATGGCAATGAACGGCTTGTTGCGCCGCTGGGACTGGGAATGCAGGGTGCGCGCCACCAGCTCCTTGCCGGTGCCGCTCTCACCGCGAATCAATACAGGCGATTCGGTGGGCGCCAGTTTGTGCAACAACTTGCGCAGCTCGCGAATGGGTTTGCTGTCGCCCAGCAGCTCATGTTCGGGCTGGTCAACGTGGACAGAACCCTGCCCCCGCAGCCGCGCCATGCCAAACGCTCGACCCAGCGTCACCTGGACCCGGGATACGTCGAAAGGCAAGGTATGGAAATCGAAGAACCATTCGCAGACGAAATCCCCCACGTTCTTGAGGTGCAGCACTTCCTGGTTGAGTACCGCGATCCATTCGGCGCCGCTGCGGCTGATCAGCTCCTTGACCGCCTCCGGGCGCTCCAGGTGAAAGGGCTGCAGCCGCAAGAGGCCGACATCGCAGGAGCGATCGCCTGCATGCTCGAGGGAGCAACTGTCCACTTCCCAACCAATGCCGCGTAACCCCGGCAGCAGGCGATGACAATCATCGCAGGGATCAACCACGAGCAGACGACGCAACGTACTGGCTTCGATCATGACTGATCCTTGGCGCCAAAAATAAGAAAAATGAGTAGAAACAGTCGTTTGGCGAACCTGCATGTAACAGTAGCAAGAAGTTGACACCCCCTTGTATCAATTAATTATTGATTGGGCATTAAAGCGGTTATAAGCGAGCATTTCGTTAGTTGCCACTTGCCGGAATCTTTCACGAGGCTTTCAAACAAAAGCCTTTTTGCCCTGTCTGAAAGAAAATCGAAATTTATTCAAGGAATGTGTGACCTGATCCCGGGTTCGGGACATCAGTACAAGTAACCCGCCGCACGGTACGCCCAACCGACGGCACATCATTTGATTGGGCACTTTTAAGAGAAAACGCCATGAACGCCCCGCTCCGTATCAACGAAGCTCTTTTGATTGCCGACCGCGCATTTAAGCCTTTCCAATGCGTGGCCTGGGCCCCACAAGACGGTAACGGCGAACTGAGCCTGACCGTCGTCGACCGCACCAATACCCATATTGGACGCACCCAGATCCCCAGCAGTGCCTATACCGATCCAGCCCAACTGGCCGACCTGTTGAAACAGGCACGCGCCGAACTGAGCCAGGAAGGTTACAAACTGCAATCCTGGTCCATGCCTGAATAACTGGCTGTCAGGCTCTGTACGAAAAGTCTTGAGACGAATGCCAGGCGAGGCTGTTTTCAACGCAGCATGAACGAGTATCAAGGCGTTTTATACAGAGCCTGAAGGCTGTTTATTGAAAGCAGGCTTTGCACTGGGTCAAAAAGCCATTGTTCTGGCACAAGACGCTTCTATATCTGTAGAAGTTGACAGTTGTACGCCATCACTTTCAGGGATTGAATGTTGCCCTCATGCAGTCATCGCCCCTCCGGGCCGGTCGACGCGCAAGGAGAGGCATGCATGCTCAATCACTTCGCTCCTGGACTGCCGAAGACGGTAGCCCATGCCGGACAGTTGGACTCAGGCTTTGCCAATGGCGGCAAGGTGTCGGTTCAGTTCCATGGCAGCACGTCGAGCCTGACCACGGGGATGGCCGTCGACCGCCACGGACGCATCCTGGTGGCAGCCAAGGTCGAGACCGCCCAAGGCAGCCGTTTCGGGCTTGCCCGCCTCAACCATGACGGTTCGCCGGACAAGGGGTTCGGTACCCTGGGCTGCGTCATCGGCGCTTTCGAGCAGGGCTTTGAAGCGACGGCGGGCAAAGTCATCGTGTTGCCCGACGCAAGCATCCTGTTATCGGGTCTTCACTACGAAAGCGCCGACCGCACCCTGCCCGCCCTGGCGTTGTTCGATCAGCAAGGCCGCGCGGTGCCAGGCTTCGGCCACACCGGGCGAACAATCATCCGGCTTTGCGGCAATCTTTCCCAGGGCCTGCGTGATCCCTGGCTGCCTCCCGGCGTACCAGGCCTTGAAGCCTGCGACATGCGCGTACAGGCCGATGGCCGGATCCTGTTGTTGGCCAACCATCATTTTCAGTTGTCCGATCATGTCGGCATCCTGATCCGCCTGCTGCCGGACGGCAGCCTCGACAGCACATTCAACAGCGGCGGCTTCGTGATGGTCCGGCGCCTGTTGAAAAACACCTGGCTGAGCTGCCTCGCACTCCAGGCCGACGGCAATATCCTCGCAGGCGGTGCCATCGACCTGCCCCAACAAGGCCTGATGGCCCGCTATGACCCCAGTGGCAGACTCGATGACAGCTTCGGCGACAACGGTTTCCTGTCCATCACGACCCAGGAGCGCAGCGTGATGATCAGCCAGATCGTCCAGCATGAAAACGGCGACCTGCAGGCGTTCGGCAGCAGCCGTGACCCGATGCAGTGCCTGTCACTCAAGGTACGCCCGGACGGCCAAGCGGACCTCCAGTTCAACCAGGGACAATGCCGGCTTCTACAGATCGGGCGCAGCGCGAGCCAATGGACCGCCGCGCAGCTTCAATCGGACGGGAAGCTGGTGACCGCCGGCGCCACCATCGGCGGCATCGAGGCTGACTTCGTCCTGGCCCGGCATCTGCCGGACGGCTGCCTCGACCCGTTTTTCGGCCAAGGCAGAGGCTGGACTCGCACCCGACTCGGCTACAGCCTGGATACCGCCACCTCCCTGGCATTGCAGGCAGATGACAAAATCCTGGTGGGCGGCTATTCCCTTCATGGCAACTACAGGGCAGTCGTGGCGCGGTATTGGGCCTGAGTCGCAACAGTATCTTTTCCTACGCTTGATATTCCGCATTGCTTACGGCAACTTGCGCGCTTCTAAATAAAAGGAGCAGCCGATGTCCGGTTCAATGGCTGAAGCTTTCGCGCATAACTTTCTTGGGCATTCGCCTCGCTGGTACAAAGCGTGCATCGTCGCCTTCCTGATCCTCAATGCCCTGGCGCTGTGGACCCTCGGGCCGGTCGTTGCCGGCTGGATGCTGGTGCTGGAGTTCATCTTCACCCTGGCCATGGCGCTCAAATGCTATCCCTTGATGCCTGGCGGCCTGCTGTTGATCGAGGCCCTGGTCCTGGGCATGACTACGCCCAAGGCCCTGTACGACGAGTTGACCCATAACTTTCCGGTGATCCTGCTGCTGATGTTCATGGTGGCCGGGATCTATTTCATGAAGGACCTGCTGCTGTTCCTGTTCTCTCGCCTGCTCCTTGGCGTGCGCTCGAAGGCACTGCTGGCCTTGATGTTCTGCTTTCTCTCGGCGTTCCTGTCGGCATTTCTCGACGCACTGACCGTCACCGCGGTGATCATCAGCGCCGCGGTGGGCTTCTATTCGGTGTACCACCGCGTGGCATCGGGCAACGACCCGCGCCAGGACAGCAGCATCGATGAAGACCATGACCTGCCTTCGCTGCACCATGGAGACCTGGAGCAATTCCGGGCGTTCCTGCGCAGTTTGCTGATGCATGGCGCCGTGGGCACCGCCCTGGGGGGCGTATGCACGCTGGTGGGCGAGCCGCAGAACCTGCTGATCGGCCATGAAATGGGTTGGCACTTCGCGGAGTTCTTCCTGAAGGTCGCCCCTGTATCGCTGCCAGTGCTGGCAGCCGGACTGGTCACTTGCGTGGTATTGGAGAAACTGCGCTGGTTCGGCTACGGCACGCTGCTGCCAGACAATGTACGAGCCGTGCTGGCCGATTACGCCGCCCAGGACAACCACGAGCGCACCTCACGCCAACGCGCAGCCCTGGTCGTGCAGGGTATCGCCGCGTTGATCCTGATCGTGGCCCTGGCCCTGCACATTGCCGAAGTCGGCCTGATCGGCCTGATGGTCATCGTACTGATCACCGCGTTCACGGGGATCACCGACGAGCATCGACTCGGCAACGCATTCAAGGATGCCATGCCGTTCACCTCCTTGTTGGTGGTGTTCTTCGCGGTGGTGGCGGTGATTCATGACCAGCAATTGTTCACGCCGCTGATCCAGTGGGTACTGGCCCTGCCCGCCGACCAGCAGCCAGGGATGCTGTTCATCGCCAACGGCCTGCTGTCCGCCATCAGTGACAACGTGTTCGTGGCGACCATCTATATCACCGAGGTGAAACAGGCCTTCGTTTCCGGTCACATGAGCCGCGAGCAGTTCGAGACCCTGGCCGTGGCCATCAATACTGGCACCAACCTGCCCAGCGTCGCGACTCCCAACGGCCAGGCCGCGTTCCTGTTCCTGCTGACTTCATCGATTGCACCGCTGATTCGCCTGTCCTATGGCCGGATGGTCTGGATGGCGGTGCCTTATACCGTGGTGATGGGCGGCCTGGGCTGGTTTGCGGTGACCTACTGGCTGTGAGGCCTGGCGATGGCCCTGCCAACGGTCTGCACGTTGGCAGTCACTTTCGCGGGCAAGCCTGCTCCCACGGGAGAATCCGCTGATCCGGATTGCCGACTCATCGGGTTCGTGCGGGAGCGGCATTGCCCACGAAGACGGCGACCGGGCCGATATCAAGGCAAGCCTCCCCCTCGTGGCTTCACCGGGGCAGGATGAATCGCTCGATCGCCAATGCCGCGCCATCCTCGGTCACGGCGGCGGTAATCACGTCCGCTTGGCGCTTGATCGTCTCGTCCGCCTGGCCCATGGCAATGGACAGGCCCGCGCGATGAAACATCGCCGGGTCGTTACCGCCGTCCCCCATGGCCGCCGTCTGCTCCAGCGGCACGCCCAGGAACGTCGCCAGCGTGGACAACGCCTCCCCCTTGTTCGCCTTCATCGCCGTGACGTCCAGATAGATGGGTTGCGAACGCGACACCTGGGCCTGGCCCTTGAGCAGCGGATGCAAACGGGCTTCCAGCTCAATCAGTAGATCGGTGTTGGCGCTGGTGGCGACGATCTTGTCGATGCGCTCCAGGTATGGCTCGAAACTCTCCACTTCCACGGGTGGATAACCCAGGCCACGGGTCTCTATCGGCACCATCGGACCGTTGGCGTCACGCACCAGCCAGTCACCGTCGGCAAACACCCAGACTTCGATGCCGGGTTGGTCGGCATACAGCGCCAGGGTGGTCAGCGCCGCCTCGGGGGGCAGGTAATGCACGGCAAGGAAACTGCCGTCGGGATGAACCAGGGTGCCGCCGTTGAACGCAGCGGTGGGCAGGTCGACACCCAAGGCCTCGATCTGTTGCAGCATGGCCCGCGGCGGTCGCCCCGTGGCGAGGCTGAACAACACACCTGCTTCACGTAGCGCGCGCACCGCCTGGATGGTGCGTTGATTGAGGCTGTGATCGGGCAGCAGCAGCGTGCCATCCATGTCGCTGAGCAAAAACCGGATGGGCTGTTTCAACGACTCGCTCATCCGAGGCCATGCCAGACACGACCGTCGCGTGTCAGCAGGTCGTTGGCAGCGGCCGGGCCGTCTTCCCCGGCCTGGTAGGGCTGCACCGTCGCGTCCTGCTGCCAGGCATCCAGGAACGGCTGCACCGCGCGCCAGCCGTTCTCGATATTGTCGGCCCGCTGGAACAAGGTCTGATCCCCCGTCAGGCAATCGTAGATCAGGGTTTCATAACCCGTTGATGGCTGCATTTCGAAAAAATCCTTGTAGGCAAAGCCCAATTCTATGTTGGCCATGTCGAGGGCCGGCCCCGGCCGCTTGGCCAGCAGGTCGAACCACATGCCTTCGTTGGGCTGGATCTGGATTCTCAGGTAAGTGGGTTGCAATTCATCGACTTCGGTGTCGCGAAACTGTGCATAGGGCGCCGGCTTGAAGCAGATGACGATTTCCGTATCCCGCACGCTCATGCGCTTGCCGGTGCGCAGGTAAAAAGGCACCCCGACCCAACGCCAGTTGTCGATCATGACCTTGAGGGCCACATAGGTCTCGGTGCTGCTGTCGGCGGCGACGTTGGCTTCCTGGCGATAGCCGCTCACCGGATTGCCGGCGATTTCGCCGGCGGTGTACTGGCCTCGTACCGAGTTGGCGCGGGCCTGTTCCACCGACCAGGGCCGGATCGCCCCCACCACCTTGGCCTTTTCGCCACGTACCGCATCGGCACCGAAGGCGGCCGGCGGCTCCATGGCCACCATCGCCAGCAGTTGGAAAAGGTGGTTGGGCACCATGTCCCGCAGGGCACCGGTGCGCTCATAGAAACTGCCACGGGTTTGCACACCGACGGTTTCAGCGGCGGTGATCTGCACGTGGTCGATGTAATGGTTGTTCCAGAACGCTTCGAACAGGCTGTTGGAGAAACGGCTGACCAGGATGTTCTGCACCGTCTCCTTGCCCAGGTAATGATCGATCCGATAAATCTGTTTCTCGCTCATCACCTTGAGCAGGCAGGCATTGAGGGCTTCGGCGGTCTGCAGATCGGAACCGAACGGCTTTTCGATCACCACGCGCCGGAAGCCATCCTCCTGCTCCTGCAGCAGTCCGGCCGCACCGAGGCGACGGACCACTTCACTGAAGAAACGCGGCGCGGTCGCCAGGTAGAAGACCGCATTGCCAGTACCGCTGGCAGCGATTTTCGCTTCCAGCGCCACATAGGTACTGTCATCGAGGAAGTCACCCTGCACGTAGCTGATGTTCCTGGCCAGCCTGGCCCACAGCTGCGGATCAAGTGCCCGGGCGGCATCGCCGCCCTTGCTTGCCGCTTCGTTGCGGATGAAGTCCTCGAGTTTCCTGGCGAAGTCCCCGTCACTGATAGCGTTGTGGTCAACACCGACAATCCGCAGTCCATCCCCCAGCAGCCCATCCCGACAGAGATGGTAAAGCGCTGGCATCAGCAGGCGCTTGACCAGATCACCATGGGCACCGAACAGGAACAACGTGGTCGGTGGTGCGGGCTCCGCCTTGGATTTCCTGCCGATCGAGGTCATTTTTTTGGTGTCTCCACATGGCCGCCGAAGCCGAAGCGCATGGCCGACAGCATCTTGTCGCCATAGGTGCTCTGCTGGCGGGAACGGAAACGGGCGAACAGCGAGCTGGACAACACCGGAACCGGCACTGCCTGCTCGATCGCGGCCTCGATGGTCCAGCGGCCTTCCCCGCTGTCGGCCACTTCACCGGAAAAACCGTCCAGCTTCGGATCGCTGGCCAGGGCATCGGCCGTCAGGTCCAGCAACCAGGACGAAACCACGCTGCCACGCCGCCAGACTTCGGCGATATCGGCCAGGTTCAGATCGAAACGCTGCTCCGGCGGCAGGCTTTCGCTGGATTTGGTCTTGAGGATATCGAAGCCTTCGGCGAACGCCTGCATCATCCCGTATTCGATGCCGTTATGGATCATCTTCACGAAATGCCCGGAACCGGCCGGGCCCGCATGGATGTAGCCACGCTCGGCGCGGTCATCGTCGGACTTGCGGTCACGGGTGCGCGGAATATCGCCCATGCCAGGCGCCAGGCTGTCGAACAGCGGGTCCAGGCGCGCCACCACTTCGGCGTCGCCGCCGATCATCATGCAATAGCCACGCTCCAGCCCCCATACGCCCCCGGAGGTGCCGACGTCGATGTAGCTCAAGCCCTTTTCCGACAAGGCCTGGGCGCGACGGATGTCGTCCTTGTAATACGTATTGCCGCCGTCAATGACCACGTCGCCTGGCTCGAGCAGCTCGCTCAACGCGTTGATGGTGTCTTCGGTGGGTGCGCCGGCCGGCAGCATGACCCAGACCGCCCGTGGCGCCTGCAGGCCGGCCACCAGGGCCGCCAGGTCCGCGACGCCTGTGGCGCCTTCCTGGACCAGGTTTTCGATAAAAGCGCTGTTGCGATCATAGACAACGGTGGTATGCCCGTTGAGCATCAGGCGCCGCGCAATATTGCCGCCCATGCGGCCCAGTCCAATGATCCCGAGTTGCATGTGCTGATGCTCCCTACTACAAATAAAGGTATGTCAAAGGTTTAGCTCACGACTATGAGGAGGTTAGTCCAGAGCATTGCTGCATAGTTTCCGGTTAATTCGTGCAATCACAAGGGATAACGCTCCAGATCCGGTCGAAGACACGGCGACCATGAAAAATAAAAAAGTTCCATTCACGAGCAAAAGAAATCAGAATCGGCGCCGATAGTAGAGGTGTCGACCAAAAACTGGCGACATCTCTATAGTTGATGTACGCCATTTGCGAGGTGAGCAATGGACCCAGTCGTTACCGCACGTCCCCCACAGACCCTTTATGTGACCATTCGTCGCGATGAATTACGCCTGCTCAAAGAAGAGCGTGATCTGCTGCTCGATGAAGTGACCCAGTTGCGCCTGCAGCTGCAACACGCACAACTGGCCCACCAGGGTCAGGCGCTGGCTCGCTAGACCTGCTCCAGTCGGAAGTGACGCTGAACATACCAGTGTCACTTCCATGAACCCTGGGCATCCCACAGAAAAATCGGCTCGGTTCGAAGCATTCGCGCCCCCCTGTCCCCTCGCGGTCTCCCTTCGCGACACCACGCCCCTGCGTCCCGTAGACAAAAAACTCACGAAGTTTTCACACCCTCATCGCAATACTCCGCGCCTTTGAAGAGGGTCGGTGCACGCCCGCGGATGCCGGATCGGCCCCTGCGGCAGCGCCGACAAAAGGCTGGAGAGCTTGATGAGTGTGTTCAAACGCAGCAAAACGACTGCGAAAGGTTTCGATTGGGCCGGACTTGGCTGGCTGTTCCTGTTCTTCTGGTATTTTTCGGGCATTACCCAACTGCTTATCCTGGTGACCGACACCTCCGGCTTCACCGGGTTTCGCCAGGCGCTGATCATGAGCGCCGTGTGGCTGGCGCCCATGCTGCTGTTCCCGGCCCGGACCCGCCTGCTCGCCGCCTTGATCGGCGTGGTGCTGTGGGCGTGTTCCATGGCAAGCCTGGGCTATTTCTTCATCTACCAGCAGGAATTCTCCCAGAGCGTCATTTTCATCATGTTCGAATCGAACGTGTCTGAAGCCGGTGAATACCTGACCCAATATTTTGCCTGGTGGATGGTGCCGACCTTCCTGGCCCATACAGCGGTCAGCTATTGGCTATGGACGCGCCTGCGCCCGGTGTACCTGCCGCGGGGCCGGGCCATGATGGCCGCCGCCGCGATCATGGTGGCCGTGGTGGGTTACCCATTGGTCAAGCAAACCTTGCGTACCGGCACCCTGGCCGGGGGCCTGGAGAAATTCGAAGACCGCATCGAGCCCGCCGTCCCCTGGCAGATGCTGGTGGCATACCGTCGTTACGGTGAACAACTGACCAATATGCAGGGCATGCTGCACAGCGCCAGCAAGATCGAGCCACTGCGCAACCTCAAGGACGCCATGGCGAACCAGCCGGCGACCCTGGTATTGGTGATCGGCGAATCCACCAACCGTCAGCGCATGAGCCTCTACGGCTACCAGCGGGAAACCACGCCGGAACTGGACAAGCTCAAGGACCAGCTGGCGGTGTTCGACAACGTGATCACTCCACGTCCGTACACCATCGAAGCGCTGCAACAGGTCCTGACCTTTGCCGATGAGCAGCATCCGGACCTTTACCTGAGCACACCCTCGCTGGTCAGCATGATGAAACAGGCGGGCTACAAGACGTTCTGGATCACCAACCAGCAGACCATGACCAAGCGCAACACCATGCTCACGACCTTTTCCCAGCAGGCCGACGAGCAGGTCTACCTGAACAACAATCGCAACCAGAACGCCGCGCAATACGATGGCGACGTGATCGCGCCGTTCAACAAGGCCCTGGCCGATGCCGCGCCGCGCAAGCTGATCGTGGTGCATCTGCTTGGCACCCACATGAGCTATCAGTACCGGTACCCGCCGACCTTCAACAAGTTCACCGACCGCCAGGGCGTACCGGCAGGGGTGCGCGACGATCAGGTCCCCACCTATAACAGCTACGATAACGCGGTGTTGTACAACGACTTCGTGGTCTCCAGCCTGATCAGGGATTACGCCAGGACCGACCCCAACGGCTTTTTGCTGTACCTGTCGGACCACGGTGAGGATGTATTCGACTCGGCGGGGCACGACACCCTGGGACGCAACGAAGGCAAGCCCACCGCGCCGATGTACACCATTCCGTTCATGGCCTGGGCCTCGCCAAAATGGCGCGAAAGCC
This genomic interval carries:
- a CDS encoding sigma-54 dependent transcriptional regulator is translated as MIEASTLRRLLVVDPCDDCHRLLPGLRGIGWEVDSCSLEHAGDRSCDVGLLRLQPFHLERPEAVKELISRSGAEWIAVLNQEVLHLKNVGDFVCEWFFDFHTLPFDVSRVQVTLGRAFGMARLRGQGSVHVDQPEHELLGDSKPIRELRKLLHKLAPTESPVLIRGESGTGKELVARTLHSQSQRRNKPFIAINCGAIPEHLIQSELFGHEKGAFTGAHQRKIGRIEAAHGGTLFLDEIGDLPLELQANLLRFLQEKHIERVGGSQPIPVDVRVLAATHVDLEAAIEHKRFREDLYYRLNVLQVVMAPLRERHGDLSMLASHFSHLYSQETGRRPRSFSEDALVAMGMHDWPGNIRELANRVRRGLVLAEGRQIEARDLGLASHQGVVAPMGTLEDYKTRAERQALSDVLNRHSDNLSVAARVLGVSRPTFYRLLHKHQIR
- a CDS encoding delta-60 repeat domain-containing protein, with product MLNHFAPGLPKTVAHAGQLDSGFANGGKVSVQFHGSTSSLTTGMAVDRHGRILVAAKVETAQGSRFGLARLNHDGSPDKGFGTLGCVIGAFEQGFEATAGKVIVLPDASILLSGLHYESADRTLPALALFDQQGRAVPGFGHTGRTIIRLCGNLSQGLRDPWLPPGVPGLEACDMRVQADGRILLLANHHFQLSDHVGILIRLLPDGSLDSTFNSGGFVMVRRLLKNTWLSCLALQADGNILAGGAIDLPQQGLMARYDPSGRLDDSFGDNGFLSITTQERSVMISQIVQHENGDLQAFGSSRDPMQCLSLKVRPDGQADLQFNQGQCRLLQIGRSASQWTAAQLQSDGKLVTAGATIGGIEADFVLARHLPDGCLDPFFGQGRGWTRTRLGYSLDTATSLALQADDKILVGGYSLHGNYRAVVARYWA
- the nhaB gene encoding sodium/proton antiporter NhaB; the protein is MSGSMAEAFAHNFLGHSPRWYKACIVAFLILNALALWTLGPVVAGWMLVLEFIFTLAMALKCYPLMPGGLLLIEALVLGMTTPKALYDELTHNFPVILLLMFMVAGIYFMKDLLLFLFSRLLLGVRSKALLALMFCFLSAFLSAFLDALTVTAVIISAAVGFYSVYHRVASGNDPRQDSSIDEDHDLPSLHHGDLEQFRAFLRSLLMHGAVGTALGGVCTLVGEPQNLLIGHEMGWHFAEFFLKVAPVSLPVLAAGLVTCVVLEKLRWFGYGTLLPDNVRAVLADYAAQDNHERTSRQRAALVVQGIAALILIVALALHIAEVGLIGLMVIVLITAFTGITDEHRLGNAFKDAMPFTSLLVVFFAVVAVIHDQQLFTPLIQWVLALPADQQPGMLFIANGLLSAISDNVFVATIYITEVKQAFVSGHMSREQFETLAVAINTGTNLPSVATPNGQAAFLFLLTSSIAPLIRLSYGRMVWMAVPYTVVMGGLGWFAVTYWL
- a CDS encoding Cof-type HAD-IIB family hydrolase, with protein sequence MSESLKQPIRFLLSDMDGTLLLPDHSLNQRTIQAVRALREAGVLFSLATGRPPRAMLQQIEALGVDLPTAAFNGGTLVHPDGSFLAVHYLPPEAALTTLALYADQPGIEVWVFADGDWLVRDANGPMVPIETRGLGYPPVEVESFEPYLERIDKIVATSANTDLLIELEARLHPLLKGQAQVSRSQPIYLDVTAMKANKGEALSTLATFLGVPLEQTAAMGDGGNDPAMFHRAGLSIAMGQADETIKRQADVITAAVTEDGAALAIERFILPR
- the zwf gene encoding glucose-6-phosphate dehydrogenase, which produces MTSIGRKSKAEPAPPTTLFLFGAHGDLVKRLLMPALYHLCRDGLLGDGLRIVGVDHNAISDGDFARKLEDFIRNEAASKGGDAARALDPQLWARLARNISYVQGDFLDDSTYVALEAKIAASGTGNAVFYLATAPRFFSEVVRRLGAAGLLQEQEDGFRRVVIEKPFGSDLQTAEALNACLLKVMSEKQIYRIDHYLGKETVQNILVSRFSNSLFEAFWNNHYIDHVQITAAETVGVQTRGSFYERTGALRDMVPNHLFQLLAMVAMEPPAAFGADAVRGEKAKVVGAIRPWSVEQARANSVRGQYTAGEIAGNPVSGYRQEANVAADSSTETYVALKVMIDNWRWVGVPFYLRTGKRMSVRDTEIVICFKPAPYAQFRDTEVDELQPTYLRIQIQPNEGMWFDLLAKRPGPALDMANIELGFAYKDFFEMQPSTGYETLIYDCLTGDQTLFQRADNIENGWRAVQPFLDAWQQDATVQPYQAGEDGPAAANDLLTRDGRVWHGLG
- the gnd gene encoding phosphogluconate dehydrogenase (NAD(+)-dependent, decarboxylating), with product MQLGIIGLGRMGGNIARRLMLNGHTTVVYDRNSAFIENLVQEGATGVADLAALVAGLQAPRAVWVMLPAGAPTEDTINALSELLEPGDVVIDGGNTYYKDDIRRAQALSEKGLSYIDVGTSGGVWGLERGYCMMIGGDAEVVARLDPLFDSLAPGMGDIPRTRDRKSDDDRAERGYIHAGPAGSGHFVKMIHNGIEYGMMQAFAEGFDILKTKSSESLPPEQRFDLNLADIAEVWRRGSVVSSWLLDLTADALASDPKLDGFSGEVADSGEGRWTIEAAIEQAVPVPVLSSSLFARFRSRQQSTYGDKMLSAMRFGFGGHVETPKK
- a CDS encoding DUF6026 family protein, with amino-acid sequence MDPVVTARPPQTLYVTIRRDELRLLKEERDLLLDEVTQLRLQLQHAQLAHQGQALAR
- a CDS encoding phosphoethanolamine transferase CptA: MSVFKRSKTTAKGFDWAGLGWLFLFFWYFSGITQLLILVTDTSGFTGFRQALIMSAVWLAPMLLFPARTRLLAALIGVVLWACSMASLGYFFIYQQEFSQSVIFIMFESNVSEAGEYLTQYFAWWMVPTFLAHTAVSYWLWTRLRPVYLPRGRAMMAAAAIMVAVVGYPLVKQTLRTGTLAGGLEKFEDRIEPAVPWQMLVAYRRYGEQLTNMQGMLHSASKIEPLRNLKDAMANQPATLVLVIGESTNRQRMSLYGYQRETTPELDKLKDQLAVFDNVITPRPYTIEALQQVLTFADEQHPDLYLSTPSLVSMMKQAGYKTFWITNQQTMTKRNTMLTTFSQQADEQVYLNNNRNQNAAQYDGDVIAPFNKALADAAPRKLIVVHLLGTHMSYQYRYPPTFNKFTDRQGVPAGVRDDQVPTYNSYDNAVLYNDFVVSSLIRDYARTDPNGFLLYLSDHGEDVFDSAGHDTLGRNEGKPTAPMYTIPFMAWASPKWRESHDWNFAGDLSRPYSSSQLIHTWADLAGLSFDELDRSRSLVSDDFKARPLLIGNPYQRQHKALIDFSLMQPRKPEPRLVQK